The nucleotide sequence CGAAGACGACCCTGCCGGTCGCCCGCGCGCCGCGCGTCCCGGTCACGACCAGGCCGGAGATATCCTCGCCGGCGACGGTGACGCTGGCGACGGCGAACTCGCGCTCCATCGGCTTGGACGCGGGCGGCGGATCCTTCGCGTCGCCGCCGCCCATCATCGACATCACCTGCGTGGCCGCGTTCATCAGCGCGACGAGCGACTGCACCTGCAGCGTGTAGTCGCCGGGGGCGACGTTGCTGATCGTGAAGTTGCCGTCCTTGTCGGTGCGCGACGTGCCGCCCGGGATCATCGCGACCGCATCCTTCATCGCCGGGATCAGCATCACCATGGCGTTGCTCATCGGCTTGCCGTCCGAGCTCGCCGCCGTGCCGGTGATCTTCGCCAGCCGGACCGGCTGCATCTGCAGGTCCAGCTGCATCTCCTGCCCGACGACGAGCGACAGCCGCTGGGCTTCGGCGGGATTCGTCGTGCCCGGGTAGTACGTGGCGGCATAGCCGGAGTTGCTGTTCGAGCCGGTGGGCCCGCCGGCGGCGCCGCCGCCGATCAGGTCCATCACCATCGAGTCCAGCGTCCGCACCGTCGCCGTGAGGTAGTAGTCGCCGGGCGGCAGGCCGAAGACGCGGAAGTAGCCGAGATCGTTCGTCGTCGACGCGCGTCCCGACGGCACCAGCCGCCGCCTGCCGGAGGCGTACTGCAGGCGCATCGCGTTGACGCTCGCGTCCGCCACCGGCTCGCCGAACTCGTCGAGGATGCGGCCGGACACGGCGCTGCCGCGGGGCAGCGACACGTCCGCTTTCTCCATCACCTGTGCGTCCGCCAGCTCGATCTGCTTGCCCGACTCGAACGGCCGGCTCTGGCCGTACTGCATGGTGACGAACCCGGACTTCGACACGCTCAGGTTGAAGCGGCCGGCGGGGAGGTCGCGGAACTCGTAGCGCCCCTGCGCATCGGTGAAGGCCGTCTTGCTCCCGATGTCCTGGCCGCTGATCCGCACCTGCGCGCGGCGGACGATCGCGCCGGTGTCCGCGGCGGTGATCCGGCCGCGGAGCCGTCCGGTGCCGGTCTTCGGGACCCGCCCCGGCGGCAGGATCATGGGGAACTCGGCCTGCCCGCCGCCCGGACCGACGCCGACCAGCTGTCGCGCGTCCGCGGTGGACGGGGTGAAGAGGAGCGCAACGGCGAAGAAGAGGACGGCAACTCTACGCATGACCCTTCCTTTTCAGATCTCCACGGCAGCTACACCGCTGCAGCCAACGCCAGGGGACGTCCGCCCCGATACCGCCCGTATGTCCCGGCGACGGCATCGGCGAGCGCCTCGATGAAGGCGGGGTGCACGTTCACCGCCTCGGCGCGCGCCATCGCGATCCCGGTCTCGCGGCACACTGCCGCGGCCTCGACGTCGAGGTCGTAGAGCACTTCCACGTGGTCGCAGAGGAAGCCGACGGGGCACAGGACCGCGGCGTCCAGGCCGGCCGCCCGCTCCCGGCGCAAATAGTCGCATATATCGGGCTCGAGCCACGGATCTTCGGGGCGGCCGCTTCGGCTCTGGTACACGAGCGTCCAGTCGGCGCGGCCGGCGGCCTGGGCAATCAGCCTGGCGGACGCCTGCAGCTGCGCTTCGTAGGGATAGCGGCGGGCCATCGGCGTCGGGATGCTGTGGGCGGTGAAGATCAGGCGCGCGCGGTCGCGAACGCCGGGGGAGAGCGCTTCGTACGCGCGCCGCACGTGGTCCGCATGGGCGGCGATGAACCCTGGATGCTCGTGCCAGTCGCCCACGTAGACGATCTCGGGCGCGGGCGCCCCCGCCTGCCGCACCACGGCGCGGGCGTCGCGCACGTTCTCGCGATACTGCAGGCAGCCCGAATAGCTTCGCTGCGCCGCCGCGAGGATGCCGATGGCGCGCCTGACGCCTCGCGCCGACATCTCCGTCAGCGTGTCGGCGAGGAACGGATGCCAGTTCCGCATCCCGACGTGCACGGGGAGCGGCAGCCCGCGCGCCGCCAGCGTCGACTCCAGGGCGCGCGCCTGTTTCATCGTCAGGTCGGTCAGCGGCGACACGCCGCCGAACCGCTCGTAGTGGTGGGCGACTTCTTCCACCCGTTCGGGGCTGACGCGGCGTCCGCGCAGCACGTTGGCCAGGAACGGGCGGACGTCGTCCGGCCCTTGCGGTCCTCCGAACGCGACGAACAGAACCGCATCGAACGGCGCCATGGCCATGATTATGGTCCAATGGACGGATCGTGCAGGCACCGTACGGCCAGGATCCCTCCGGCAATCCGCTCGATCGCTACGGTCTCTCCAGGCCGGTCTGGCTCCTCGGGTGGGTGAGTTTCTTCACCGACATGGCCACGGAGATGATCTACCCGCTGCTGCCGTTGTTCCTGACGCGGACGCTGGGCGGCACGGCGATGTCGCTCGGCGTGATCGAAGGCGTCGCCGAGGCGGCGAACAGCGCGCTGAAGATCTTCTCGGGATGGCTGACGGATCGATCCGGGCAGCCGAAGACGCTGGTGCTTGCCGGCTACGGACTGTCGTCGGCGGTGCGGCCGCTGATCGGTCTGGTGACGTCGTGGCCGCAGGTGCTCGCGCTGCGCTTCACCGATCGGCTCGGCAAGGGGATCCGCTCCTCGCCGCGCGATGCCATGCTCGCGCGGTTCGCGCCGCCTGGGACGCGGGGGCGGGTCTATGGCTTCCATCGCGCGATGGATCACGCCGGCGCGGTGGCGGGCCCGCTGATCGCGACGGCGTATCTGTATTTCTATCCGGACGCGTACCGTTCGCTGTTCGCGTGGACGCTGGTGCCGGGGATCGTGGTGATCCTGCTGATCCTGCGCCTGCCCGCCCCGCCGAAAACGGGGACTGTCACCGTTTCCGCAGAAAAAGCCCCGCCAAAAATGCGGGATCCGCAGTTTTCCCAAGAAAATCGCTCCGCCGCGCGGGGAAAAGGGGACAGTCCCCGTTTTTGGCGCGGCGGACTGCCTCGGCGCTTCTACCTCGCGATGGCGATCATCACGGTCTTCGCCCTCGGCAATGCGAGCGACGCCTTCATCCTGCTGCGGCTCACCGATCTCGGGATCGCGCCGGTCTGGATCCCGCTGCTCTGGTCCGCGCTCCACGTCGTCAAGATGAGCGCCTCCGTGATCGGCGGCACGCTGTCCGACCGGTTCGGCCGCCGCGCGCTGATCATCGGCGGCTATCTCTGGTACGCCGCCATCTACGCCGCGTTCGCGTGGACCACCTCCGTGCCGATCGTGATCGCCATCTTCCTCGCCTACGGCATCTACTTCGGCTTCACCGAAGGCGTCGAGAAGGCCTGGGTCGCCGACATGGCGCCCGCCTCCGCGCGCGGCATCGCCTTCGGGATCTACAACGGCGCGCTCGGCGCCGGCGGCCTCGCCGCGAGCCTGATCTTCGGCGCCATCTGGACGCGCGTCTCGCCCGCCGCCGCGTTTCTCACCGGCGCCAGCCTCGCCCTCGCCGCGAGCGTGCTGTTATACTTGGCGTTTTCACATGCCCAGGATCCTGGTCACCAACGATGACGGCGTCCATTCGGACGGGCTCCACGTGCTCGCGGACGCGCTGCGCCCGCTCGGCGACGTCACCGTGGTCGCGCCGCACATCGAAGCGAGCGCCATCGGCCACGCGCTGACGCTCCGCCGCCCCCTGCGCCTCGAGCAGCTGCGCGCCGGCGTCTACGAAGTGGACGGCACGCCCACCGACTGCGTCAACATCGCCTTCACCAAGCTCTTCGACGCGCCGCCGGACGTCGTCGTCTCCGGCATCAACAAGGGACTCAACATCGGCGACGACGTGACGTATTCGGGGACGGTGTCGGGCGCGATGGAGGCCTCGCTGCTGGGCGTGCCCGGAATCGCGGTGTCGCTGGCGCGCACGCAGGGGAGTTACGACTTCGGTCCCGCAGCGGCCGCGGCGGCGACGATCGCCTCGCTGGTCCTCCGCGTCGGTCTCGCGCCGCGCACCTTCCTGAGCATCAACGTCCCCACGGGCACGCCGAAAGGCTTCCGCCTGACGGTCCAGGGCAAGCGCAACCACGTCACGATCGTGGACGAGCGCTGCGATCCGCGCGGACGGCCGTATTACTGGATCGAGGAAGGGCAGAACGACTGGGAGCCGCACGATCGGTCGGACTTCCAGGCGGTGCACGACGGCTACATCTCGGTCACCCCGCTGCAGCCCGACCTCACGGACTACACCGCGCTCGAACGTCTCGAAACGCTCGAGATCGACTCCACGCCGCTGCGCACCGCCTAGCGGATCCGGAACTGCACGTCGTTCGCGTGCGTGAATCCGTCGGCATCCACCGCCTGGACCTGCAAGCGAACCGGCGCGTCGGCATCGCGGCGCAGCGCCGCCATCACCGCTGAGACGTCCGCCGCGACGATCGCGCCGTCGGCAATCCTGAACAGCGGCGTGAGCGCCTGCGCGACGCCCCCGGAATGATCCAGAAGATCGATCTGCACGCCGCTTCGAAGCGCCACCGGTCCGGCGTCGGAGACGAAACGCAAGGTCAGTGATGTCGCGCCCGCGGCAACCACGCCGTCGCGCGCTTCCGCGAGCACCAGGTCCGTCTCCTCGATCACGTCACGGTCGCCGTCCAGCCCGATCGACGCGCTGCTCGATCCGCCGGGCTCGACCGTCACCACGCTGCGCCCTTCGGCCGTCGAGGGGACGACGGCCGTGAGGCGCACCGATCCGGCCGGGACCTCGACTCGCAGCGTTCCGCCTGCTTTCGTACGGCCGACGCCGACGTCGTCGACGCGGATGTAGATGCCCGCGCCGTCCCTGGCCCCCATGGCATCGAGTGTCCCGCCGTCCAGGCGGAAGACGCGGACGTCCACCGTCGCCAGTGCCGGCGGGGTCGCGGTCGACACGCACTTCCGGAGCGACGACAGGGCGGCGGTCATCCGGGCGGCGCGGCGGGCGAACAGACTCGGGTGGGCCTGAAGATCCCGCGCCGCGGCGTCGACCTGCCGGAGCGCGTCGGGCCGCTTGTGCAGACGGAAGAGGACCAGCGCCCGATCGATGCGCCGCCTCATCGATCTGACGCCGGGATCGTTCGCGTCGCCGGTTGCCCGGAGCATCCCGGCGCGCTCGCGCTCGCACGGCGGCGCAGCCGGCTGCCGGGAGGCGGCGTCCACTGCGTCCACGCCCGCCGCGGCGGCGCCGATGAGTGCGGCGAGCAGCGCCGCGCGGACAGGCTTCATTTCAACAGCTTCGAATCGTCGAGCGACACGTGGACGTGCGAGTTGTGAATCGTGTTGTACAGGAACTTGGAGCTGTTCGCCTTGTTCCAGGCGCCCGTACCTGTATCGAGCGTCAGTTGGCTCGCCGTCAGTGTGCCGGTCTTGATCAGGGTCGCCGCCCATCCCTCGGGCAGCGTGATCGCCCCCTCGGTCCGGCTGTTCCCGACGGCGTAAATGACATTGGTCACATCCGCCAGATCCATCAAGGCGCCAAGCCCGGTGCGCGATTCCGACACCCACGACGTGACGGCCGTCTTCGCCGCGGCGCTGCCGTTGAGCGCGGCGAACACGTTGTCGCGCAGCAGTTCGTAATTCTGCTGGCCGCTCTTGTTGGCGTCGAAGACATAGAAGTGGAACATGTCGATGTCGACGCCGCGCGCGTGCCCCTGATGCCCGAGATCGAGCGCGTGCTCCCCGGAGATGTCGTTGATCCGGCGCATCAGTCCGGAGTGCTTCGTCAGCCAGTCGAACGCGCCGCGCGACGCCCAGTCGTCCAGGCCGGTCTCGCGCTTCGAATACCGGCCGAAGATCTGCGGCATCCGCCAGAGCGCGTGCATCTCGGGCGACTCCTTCGGATCCGACTCCACCGGGTCGCCGTCGGCCGTGCCCTTGACCACGAACTCGTAGCGCAGGTAATGCGTCGCCGGCGGGATCGTCGGCACGGTCGACGAGACGGTGTGCATCGACGCGCGCACCTTGATCTTGCGTCCTTCGTCCTCGAACTGGACGTTCGCTCCCGGAGCTTCGTCGTTGAGCAGCGTCTGCAGCGTGGTCCCGGCCGCGTCCTTCAGCTTGAGCGTGACGCGCTCGACCGTCGTGTTCTCGGGCTTCTGTACGGTCAACGTGAACCACCGCTCGTAGACGTTCGTCGTGCCCGTCGGGATACTGTAGTACGTCGAGTCGCCTTTCGTCTGCTTCACGTCCGGATCGACGATGCTCGCCGGCTGCGGCTTGGCGACGTCCTTGTCGGCTTTCCGGATCGCCAGTTTGGGCTCGGCGCCCAGCACCGCGCTCACCGACGTCGGGAACAGATGATCCTTGATGTTGGTGGCGCTGGCGCGCAGCGTGAGCTCGACGTCCTGCGTCGTCGTCAGAGCTTCGACGTTGAGCTCCTCCTGGATTTCGCCCGTGCTGCCGTTGGCCTGCCACGCCGGATCGCCCGTGAGCTGCGCGTTGACCTGACGGCGGATGTTGAACAGACGCTGCCGTCCGGCGAACACGTCGATCACCCACACGTCGTCGTACGGGCTCTTCTGGCGCACCCATTCCGGATACTCGGCGCTGGTCACGGTGTACTTGAGCGTCACCTTCTTCGTGCCCTGCGGCACCGTCAGCGGCGCGCTCTGTTCAACCGGCTCACCCTGGCCGTCGGAGGTCACGAGCACCGACGCCGTCGGTCCCTCGGCCGCCGCGGTCAACGCGACAGCCGGCTGGCGGAACGCAGACGCACCGGACGAGGCGGCGCTCCTGGCGCTCGCCTCAGCCGGCGTCGCCAGTGACACCAGGGCGCTTGGCGGCACTTCGAGCGGCGGCACGCCGTTGCGAATGTCGGTCACGCTGCGCATGACGAGCGTCACCGACGAGTCCTCGGTGAGCGCCATCACGCCTTCACCGTAGTAGAAGTCGCCGGCCGCCTGCTTCTCGGCGTCGAGGCTGACGGTCGCGTACGGCATCAGCGGCAGCGTGATGCGTCCCTGCGAGTCGGTCGTCCGCTGCATCTGGATCGCCGTGCCCGCGACCGACACGGTCACATCGATATTCGACACCGCCAGAGCCGGGTTGGACGGCGGGGGAGCGACGGTCACATTCAACGCGAGCTGCCCGAGGCTGAACTCGACGCTGCTCTCGTGAGTGAACCCATCCGCATCCAGCGCGCGGACGCGGAGCACCGCCGGTTCGACGTTCGGCAGCCAGACGAAGAACCATGCGGGGTCCTGCGCGACCATCCGCCCGCTCGAGAGCACGAACATGCTGCTCAGCTCGAACTCGATGTTGCCGGCGCGATTGATCAGCTCGACCTGCTCCAGCTTCGCGACCGGGAGCAGCGTGCCGCCGCGCATGAACGACATCGTGAACGTCGGCGAGGTCACCGGGACGATGCCGTCGACGACTTCGCCGACGACCAGCGGCGTGGACTCCGCCACGTCCCCGGAGTCGGTCAGGATGACGGTCGCGATGGCGGTCTGACCGGCCACGACGGTGGCGATCGCGTTGCCTTGCGACGTGGACGGCACCGTGGCGGTCACGACCTTCTCGCCAGGGGCGACGTCTACCGACAAGGTACCGTCCGCCGCGGTCCGGCCTGCTGGCACACCGTCGATCGCGACGTACACGTCGGCGCCCGCCGGTGATCCCTGGTGGCCCGGAGCGCTCTCGTCGTACACGTAGGTCCGTATCGTCAGCGTCCCGGTGGTTGGCGGCGTGAGGACGGTGAACGGCAGCGCATTGCTCGATTGTCCGTTGGCGATCACGACGACGGGCCCCGACGTCGCCTGTGCCGGCACGGAGGTCACAATCGTGGTCGCCGTCGCGGACGTCACCGCGGCGGCAATGCCATTGAACGTCACCGACGAGCCTTCCGGCGCGAAACCGCTGCCCGAGATCGTCACCGGATCGCCTGGATATCCCGAGGAAGGCTGGAGGGCCGCCAGCGTCGGCGGCGGAATGACGGTGAACGGCGAACCGTTGCTCGTCAGTCCGTTCACCGTGACCACCACAGGCCCCGTCGTGGCACCCGCAGGCACGGTGGTGACGATCGATCCGCCGCTCCAACTCGTCGGCGTCGCGTCGACGCCGTTGAATCGCACGGTACTGCTGCCCTGCGCGCTGCCGAAGTTCGCGCCGGTGATCGTGACCTGCTGTCCGGCGATGCCCGACGTCGGATTCAACGCGCTGATCGTCGGCGGCTGGATGACGGTGAAGGTGACACCGTTGCTGCTCGTGCCGTTCACGGTCACGACGACCGGCCCGCTGGTCGCGCCCGACGGCACCTCGGCCACGATTCTCGTGTTGCTCCAACTCGTCACCGTGGCGGGCGTGCCGTTGAAGGTGGCGCTGCTGCTGCCTTGCGACGCCCCGAAGTTCTGGCCGTCGATCGTCACCGCCTGTCCGGCCGGGCCGGACGCCGGCGCGATGGCGGAGATGGCGGGCGCGACCGGCAGCGGCACGACGATCGTCGAATCGTAGTTGCCGTTGAGCACGCCTTCGATGCCCAGTTCGACCTGGACGCTCTTCCTGGCCGGCGCCGAATCGACCCACGCGCCGATCTCGGCGTAGAAGCGATCGCTGCTCGCCATCGCGCGATCGGTGGGAATCGTGCAGCTGAACGTGTACCTGGTGAACGTCGTCGTCAGCTTCGGGAGCGTCGTGTCCGGTCCCTGGCCGGCGCCGCAGAGGCCGAGGACCGGTCCCCAGTACTGATTGAAGTGGAGGACGGCCGTCGGATGAAAGATCCCTTCGACCGTGGTCTTTCGCAGCCAGACCGAAAACGTCACCACCGAGTTTGCCGGGATGGTTCCCGACAGGTTCGGCACGCCGGCCTGCGTCTCGAAGTAATCGAGCACGAGGAACCAGTTGGAGCTGGATCCTTTCAAGTCCGGCGAGCGCCGTACGACCGCCGCGACATCGGGAGGCGCGGCTTTCAACTGCTTCGCGGCGTTGATCGTCGACGCTTCGTTGTGCAGGCGATAGGTGACCGTCGCTTGCGCCTCCGCGGCGTACGGCAGGAGGCCGACGAACGCGAGGGCGAGTGCGGAGATTCGAGCCAGCATGATCGGACTCCTGGCGGCGGCGTGGCCGGCGACCTGAGATCAGTTGCGAAGAAGTGAGTGGAGAGTGGGCAGCAATGTGGATGCCGCGCCCGGGAGCGATGATTCCGGCGTGAATATGCGAAGGAGCGAGGCGTGGTGCGGCCATTCGATTGGCCGCCGGCCAACGGATTGGCCGACAGCCGAGGATCGAGGTTCGAGGGGCGAGGGTCGGTCTGCCCCCAGGGGGTGGGGCTCGTCCCGCACCGTCGAACGCTCGTCACCGAATCTCCCTGCGGGGCAGGGGCGCCGGTACACTGCGCTGCATGATTCGCCCAGCCGCGCTCCTTTCGTGTGTTCTGTCTGCGCCCGTCATGGCCGCGGCGCAGCAGCCGCCGTATGCCTTTCCGCCGCCGGCGCCGGGGATCACGGTCTCGGGGGACGTGGAGTACGCGAAGAGCGGAACGACCGTGCTCGCGATGGACGTCTACAGGCCGCCGGCGGCGGCAGCCAGGCGCCGGCCGGCGCTGATCTTCTTCAATCGCGCCGCGGGCGCCGATCGCAAGTGGGATTTCTACGCAGCCTGGGCGCGGACCGCCGCGTCAAAGGGGATCGTCGGGATCGTGCCCGACCTTCGCGGCGGGAGCGAAGCGGCGGACTTCACGCTGCTGCTCGCGCACCTGGAGCAGAAGGCCGCCGAGTACGGCATCGACAGCATCGCCGTCTACGCCGCGTCGGGGAACGTGTCGGCGGCCCTGCCGGCGCTGCAGGATCCGTCGCTGACCGCGGTGAAGGCGGCGGTCATTTACTACGGCGCCGCCACCATCCAGCGGTTCCGGCTCGACCTGCCGATCCTCTACGTCCGCGCCGGACTCGATCGCCCGCCGCTCAACGAACTGATCGGCACGCTGGCGTCGCGCGCCGTCGCGCAGAATGCGCCGTTGACGCTGCTGAATTACGCCGGCGGGCACCACGGCTTCGAGGCGCTGGACGACAACGATCTGACGCGGCGCGTCATCGACGAGACGCTCGAGTTCGTGATGGCGGCCACGTCGGCGCCGTACCAGTCGGCGCTCCGCGGCTCGCTCGGCGAGGCCACCGCCGCCGGCTACGCGCAGTCGGGGAAGTTCAAGGAGGCGGCCACCGAGTACGCGCGTCTCGTCGCCGCGCGGCCCGACGATCACCGCATGCGGCTGGCCTACGGCGAAGCCCTGCTGGGCGACAAGCAGTACGCCGCCGCCTGCGCGGAACTGGAGCAGCTGAAAGGGAAGGGGCTCGGCCCGCGCGATCTCGGCCTCCCCGCAGCGCACGCGTGCCTCATGAAAGGGGACCCCGCGGCTGCCGTGGCCTGGCTGAACACGATCCCGGCGCGGTATCTGCCGGCCGCCATCGCGGAAGATCCGCGCTTTGCCCCGCTGAAGGATCGCGAAGATTTCCGCGCCCTGTTCAGCCGCAAGTAGCGCAATTCCCCGGCGGCCTGGCTGCAACCCCGCGCGCGGCGCGGTCCGTCTAACCGGCATGGCCGACATCCTCTTCGATCTGCGCGATGCCTGGCGCGGGCTGCGCCGGGACCCGCTGTATGCCGCCGCCGTGATC is from Vicinamibacterales bacterium and encodes:
- a CDS encoding carboxypeptidase-like regulatory domain-containing protein → MRRVAVLFFAVALLFTPSTADARQLVGVGPGGGQAEFPMILPPGRVPKTGTGRLRGRITAADTGAIVRRAQVRISGQDIGSKTAFTDAQGRYEFRDLPAGRFNLSVSKSGFVTMQYGQSRPFESGKQIELADAQVMEKADVSLPRGSAVSGRILDEFGEPVADASVNAMRLQYASGRRRLVPSGRASTTNDLGYFRVFGLPPGDYYLTATVRTLDSMVMDLIGGGAAGGPTGSNSNSGYAATYYPGTTNPAEAQRLSLVVGQEMQLDLQMQPVRLAKITGTAASSDGKPMSNAMVMLIPAMKDAVAMIPGGTSRTDKDGNFTISNVAPGDYTLQVQSLVALMNAATQVMSMMGGGDAKDPPPASKPMEREFAVASVTVAGEDISGLVVTGTRGARATGRVVFEGDQKPAEPITSLRLIAVPSDADNMGAGASAFGMASVKENGTFEIDGLAGGRLFQFMNPPKGWFLKRVTHDGEDITDRGHDFKPGEEVDGFEITMTQRTQRLTGRVTSESGDPVKEYTVVAFPEDQAKWTLPSNRWIASARPDQDGRFELRSLPAGKYLAVAVEYVAQGEWNDPEWLARAARNATRVTLDEGASATIDLKLLKS
- the hemH gene encoding ferrochelatase — encoded protein: MAPFDAVLFVAFGGPQGPDDVRPFLANVLRGRRVSPERVEEVAHHYERFGGVSPLTDLTMKQARALESTLAARGLPLPVHVGMRNWHPFLADTLTEMSARGVRRAIGILAAAQRSYSGCLQYRENVRDARAVVRQAGAPAPEIVYVGDWHEHPGFIAAHADHVRRAYEALSPGVRDRARLIFTAHSIPTPMARRYPYEAQLQASARLIAQAAGRADWTLVYQSRSGRPEDPWLEPDICDYLRRERAAGLDAAVLCPVGFLCDHVEVLYDLDVEAAAVCRETGIAMARAEAVNVHPAFIEALADAVAGTYGRYRGGRPLALAAAV
- a CDS encoding MFS transporter — its product is MQAPYGQDPSGNPLDRYGLSRPVWLLGWVSFFTDMATEMIYPLLPLFLTRTLGGTAMSLGVIEGVAEAANSALKIFSGWLTDRSGQPKTLVLAGYGLSSAVRPLIGLVTSWPQVLALRFTDRLGKGIRSSPRDAMLARFAPPGTRGRVYGFHRAMDHAGAVAGPLIATAYLYFYPDAYRSLFAWTLVPGIVVILLILRLPAPPKTGTVTVSAEKAPPKMRDPQFSQENRSAARGKGDSPRFWRGGLPRRFYLAMAIITVFALGNASDAFILLRLTDLGIAPVWIPLLWSALHVVKMSASVIGGTLSDRFGRRALIIGGYLWYAAIYAAFAWTTSVPIVIAIFLAYGIYFGFTEGVEKAWVADMAPASARGIAFGIYNGALGAGGLAASLIFGAIWTRVSPAAAFLTGASLALAASVLLYLAFSHAQDPGHQR
- the surE gene encoding 5'/3'-nucleotidase SurE; the encoded protein is MPRILVTNDDGVHSDGLHVLADALRPLGDVTVVAPHIEASAIGHALTLRRPLRLEQLRAGVYEVDGTPTDCVNIAFTKLFDAPPDVVVSGINKGLNIGDDVTYSGTVSGAMEASLLGVPGIAVSLARTQGSYDFGPAAAAAATIASLVLRVGLAPRTFLSINVPTGTPKGFRLTVQGKRNHVTIVDERCDPRGRPYYWIEEGQNDWEPHDRSDFQAVHDGYISVTPLQPDLTDYTALERLETLEIDSTPLRTA
- a CDS encoding IPT/TIG domain-containing protein, coding for MLARISALALAFVGLLPYAAEAQATVTYRLHNEASTINAAKQLKAAPPDVAAVVRRSPDLKGSSSNWFLVLDYFETQAGVPNLSGTIPANSVVTFSVWLRKTTVEGIFHPTAVLHFNQYWGPVLGLCGAGQGPDTTLPKLTTTFTRYTFSCTIPTDRAMASSDRFYAEIGAWVDSAPARKSVQVELGIEGVLNGNYDSTIVVPLPVAPAISAIAPASGPAGQAVTIDGQNFGASQGSSSATFNGTPATVTSWSNTRIVAEVPSGATSGPVVVTVNGTSSNGVTFTVIQPPTISALNPTSGIAGQQVTITGANFGSAQGSSTVRFNGVDATPTSWSGGSIVTTVPAGATTGPVVVTVNGLTSNGSPFTVIPPPTLAALQPSSGYPGDPVTISGSGFAPEGSSVTFNGIAAAVTSATATTIVTSVPAQATSGPVVVIANGQSSNALPFTVLTPPTTGTLTIRTYVYDESAPGHQGSPAGADVYVAIDGVPAGRTAADGTLSVDVAPGEKVVTATVPSTSQGNAIATVVAGQTAIATVILTDSGDVAESTPLVVGEVVDGIVPVTSPTFTMSFMRGGTLLPVAKLEQVELINRAGNIEFELSSMFVLSSGRMVAQDPAWFFVWLPNVEPAVLRVRALDADGFTHESSVEFSLGQLALNVTVAPPPSNPALAVSNIDVTVSVAGTAIQMQRTTDSQGRITLPLMPYATVSLDAEKQAAGDFYYGEGVMALTEDSSVTLVMRSVTDIRNGVPPLEVPPSALVSLATPAEASARSAASSGASAFRQPAVALTAAAEGPTASVLVTSDGQGEPVEQSAPLTVPQGTKKVTLKYTVTSAEYPEWVRQKSPYDDVWVIDVFAGRQRLFNIRRQVNAQLTGDPAWQANGSTGEIQEELNVEALTTTQDVELTLRASATNIKDHLFPTSVSAVLGAEPKLAIRKADKDVAKPQPASIVDPDVKQTKGDSTYYSIPTGTTNVYERWFTLTVQKPENTTVERVTLKLKDAAGTTLQTLLNDEAPGANVQFEDEGRKIKVRASMHTVSSTVPTIPPATHYLRYEFVVKGTADGDPVESDPKESPEMHALWRMPQIFGRYSKRETGLDDWASRGAFDWLTKHSGLMRRINDISGEHALDLGHQGHARGVDIDMFHFYVFDANKSGQQNYELLRDNVFAALNGSAAAKTAVTSWVSESRTGLGALMDLADVTNVIYAVGNSRTEGAITLPEGWAATLIKTGTLTASQLTLDTGTGAWNKANSSKFLYNTIHNSHVHVSLDDSKLLK